The stretch of DNA GCTAAAAACGTCAAAATAGCGAACACCGTAATAAACACATTCATATCGGTATAAGTATTGAAAGTTTCAAAGGTGGAAAAGGCAAAATACCTTCTCGGTACCCCGGTCATGCCCATGTAGTGCATGGGCCAGAAAATCATATAGCTACCGATTAGCGTTGTAATAAAATGAATATAGCCTAAGGTATTATTCATGTATCTGCCAAACATTTTTGGGAACCAGTGATAAATACCGGCAAACATACCGAAGAACGCAGCCACACCCATTACAATATGAAAGTGGGCTACTACGAAGTAAGTATCATGCAACTGAATGTCAATGGCTGAGTTGCCCAGAAAAATGCCGGTGAGACCTCCGGATATAAACAGGGAAATAAACCCGATAGCAAAACACATCGCCACCGTCAACCTCAGATTGCCACGCCAGAGCGTGGTAATCCAGTTGAACACCTTGACGGCTGAAGGCACCGCAATCAGCAGGGTGAATAGCACAAAGATGGAGGCTACAAACGGGTTCATACCGGAAACAAACATATGATGCGCCCACACAATGAACGAAAGCACAACGATGGCCATAATGGAATAGACCATGGCACGGTAACCGAAAATGGGCTTGCGCGCATTTACGGAGAGCACTTCGGAAACAAGCCCCATAGCCGGCAGAATGATAATGTACACTTCCGGATGTCCGAGAAACCAAAAAAGGTGCTGATACAAAATCGGGCTTCCTCCTGAATAACTCAGTGCTTCTCCTCCGATAAAAATGTCAGAAAGGTAAAAGCTCGTCCCCAGAGAACGGTCAAAAATCAGCAGGATGGCTGCAGCCAGCAACACCGGAAACGAAAGCAAGCCGATAATGGCCGTAAAAAAGAGTGCCCACACCGTCAGGGGCATCCTGAAAAAAGTCATGCCCTTAGTGCGCATGTTTACTACGGTGGCTACATAATTCAAACCGCCCAGAGCAACCGAAATAATAAACAACGCAATACTGACCAGCCACAGGGTCATCCCTACTCCCGAACCCGGACTTGCCTGCGGCAGTGCACTTAGAGGAGGATAGGCAGTCCAACCACCTGAAAACGGCCCTGTTTGCACGAAAAGAGAAGCCATCATCACCACGCTGGACAAAGCAAAAAACCAGAATGATAGCATATTCATAAAAGGAGATGCCATGTCGCGCGCCCCGATTTGCAGGGGAATGAGAAAGTTGGCAAAGGTGCCGCTGAGGCCTGCGGTCAGCACAAAAAACACCAAAATGGTGCCATGCATGGTTACGAGGGCATAATAATAGTTGGGCAACAGCTTACCGTCCTGAGTCCAATTGCCCAGGATTTTACCCATCACGGGAAACGACTCCTCGGGAAAGGCCAACTGCAGGCGAAAGAATACAGAAAACAATGCCCCAATCACGGCCCAGAAAATTCCCAGAATCAGAAATTGCTTGGCGATGGTTTTATGATCCTGGCTGAAGATGTACTTGGTAATGAAATTTTCATGATGTTCATGATGATCATGCTCCTCATGCACCTTGTGAGCGGTTTCATGGAGAGGAGCTGCCTCTGCTGCTTTGGGATTGTGATGCTGTGCCATATGCGTACGTATTTACCGGATGATTTATCCTCCGTTGGCTTCTGAATTTATTTCTGAATTTGCTTCCGTCTCTGTTGCCCCTCCCGCCTTTTCCAGTGCAGCTTTCATCGTATTATATAACGGCTGCTGCTGATTAAACCAGCTTTGAAATCCTTCGGGCGTTTCCACAATGACATTCCTGCGCATATTCCAGTGTGCCGATCCGCAAAGCTCTGCACAGGCCAGAATATAAGTGAACTGAGGGTCATTGAGTTCATTTTGCTTTTCCACAGAAGTTTGAGTAGGGGTAAACCAGAAGCGGGTAGGAATACCGGGCACGCAGTCCATTTTTACGCGGAAATGGGGAAGATAAAAACTATGCAGCACATCTTTGGAGGCAAGCCTGAACAACACCGGTTTGTTCACGGGCAAATGGATTTCGGTAGTGATAAAATCATCCTTACTGTGGGGATCATCCCAGTCTATTCCCAGCGGGTTATCGCTGGATATCAGTTCAAAGCTTCGTTTGCCCAATTTACCATCAGCACCGGCATAGCGTATAGTCCATTGAAACTGCTCCGCTATAGCTTCCACTTCCATAGCATCCTGAGGTGCCGGGCCGGTGGTTTTAAACCATGCCCGGATACCGAAGATAACCAGCACGGTCATGACGATTGCCGGAACGGAAGTCCACACTACTTCCAGCTTGTTATTATGCGGATAGTAGTAAGATTTTTTCCCCTTTTCTCCCCGGTAACGAAAGGCAAACCAGAAGGTAAGAATCTGTGTGATCACGAACACGATACCGGTAAAAAACAAGGTGATGTTAAACATTTTATCCAGCTCTACACCATGCACACTGGCCGCTGACGGCAGGAAGTGGCTCTTGTAGTGATGCGCTGACCAATATACCCCAACCATTCCCAATACCAGAAAAGTCAGCAGGAAGAAAGCCATCAGGCGACTGGTATCCGAAGTAACTTCTCCCTCTTTCTGACCCTTCAGAATAGAGAGCATTTCGCTTACCCGGGCAATCTGAAAAATTATTACGCCAACAAGTAAAACGGCAACGGTAAATAAGAGGGTAATCATTCCGAATTATTTTAAGGTATGATGAATGACACTTTCCTTCAGATAGGGATCATTCACCGGCACCAGCGATGCCTTTGTCAGAGTTTTCAGCACTACAAAGATAAATCCGCCTGCAAAACCCAATGTTATAAAAAGTTCAGTCAGTCCCAGTGCCGCATGCTCACCGGCAGAACCCGGCATTACCATGAGGTAAAAGTCAATCCAGTGACCTACGAGTATTACTATGGAAGCCACGGCCAGTTTCAATGGATTGCGCTTGGCTGCCCTTGTCATTAAAAACAGAAACGGGAAAAAGAAACACAACAGCAGGTTGACATAAAACAGTACTTTGAAAAGTGTTCTTCCTTTTAGCCGCTGATAAAAGTAAAGGGTTTCCTCAGGCAGGTTGGCATACCATTGCAGCATATACTGAGAAAACCACAGATAGGCCCAGAATACACTGAACCCAAACATAAACAAACCCAGATTATGGTAGTGCTCCTCATTTACATACTTCAGGTAGCCCTGAGATTTCAGATAGAGCACAAGCAGGGTAATCATAGCAACACCTGACACTGTCAGGCTGGCAAAGTTGTACCATCCAAAGAGGGTGCTATACCAATGCGGGTCAATAGACATAATGAAATCCCAGGAGCTTGTGGAGCTTGTTATAGCAAACACCACCAGAAACAGCGCTGCATATGTTTTGTAGCGACTATGATAGGCAATATCTCCCGCCTCATCTTGCTTGACTGAAACCTTCCAGATCAAATACCCAAACAGCGCCCACAAAATGACATAGGCAATGGCCCGGAAAGAAAAAAATGAAAAATTCAGATAGCTCTGTTTGCCGGCCAGTATTTTATCATAGTGTGGACTGGAAGGATTGTATATTTCAGGATCCATCCAGTGATACAGGTGGTGCCAGTGCATCTTGGCACCCACTAAAAGCAGTACTACGGCTATGCCCAGATACGGAATGTATGAGCCTGTAGCTTCAAATACCCGCTTTATCAGCACATGCCATCCACCATAACCAATCTGATGGGCTGCCGCCAGAAATACACCAGTTACGGATATGCCCAGGAAGAGATATGTGTTTAACAACACATTTGCCCATACCCTGTTTGCGTCAGTAAAACTAAATCCGATAACCAGCCCGAGCACACCAATAATAATCAGCGAGAGGGCTAGTTTTTGGGTTTTTCCGGAAAACACGAAAGTCTCAGTCATAACTCAATTTGTTTGGCTTGTGGCAGCTGCCGGACTGGCTGCAAATCTTCCCATGCCGGATAATTTCTGAATGTAATAGATAACCTTCCATCTCTCATCTGGTGTAAGCTGTGATGCATAGCTACCCATCAGGTTACGTCCATACGTTATGGAATAAAACATTTTGCCTTCCGGTTTATCCTTAAGCAAAGTGGAATATGGATTTACCGGAGGATAGGCTCCGCTTGTTACGATAGAACCCTGACCATCACCCTTTTCACCATGACATACCTGGCAATATGTTGTATAAATGCGCTTGCCTTCAGCCAACACTTCATCCGTAAGGGGAAGGGGATTGCTGAGTTCAACACCCGCCCGCTCATAATCATCCGGATGCGGGGAATAGTATTTTTTAAAAAGATACGATTTGTGAGCTCCTTCGGGCAGAACTTCCGGGGGTAGCGCCCCTCTCGGTATGGTGCCTTCTACCGGCATGCGCGCTGTTTGGCCGTCTTTGAAATTGGGATTGGGAGCATACGTCTCGTAGGCCTGCGAATAAGTCATATCCGGCATATAAATTCTGCCGGGCTTACGGGGATCTTTTCCGCAGGATGACCAAATGCCGGCAAGCAGAACAATTCCGATAATATGTAACCTGTTTCTTTTCATTTCAGCTTGATTCAAAAATGCTTTTCATTGACTTCTTCAGCACCCAGTTGCTTGAGAAGCATCTTTACCCGCTCTGCATCATTTTCTTCGGCTGCAAACACCATGGCAAACTTGTCATCTGTGGTGCGGGGGTCAAAAATGCGGGGCTCTTTTACCAGTGAAAGACCGCACCGCACAAAGAAAGCAATCACCATGGTCACGGCTGCAGATAAAACCGTTACCTCAAACGTGATCGGGATATAGGACGGCAACGACAAATACGGCTTACCGCCAAAATTGATCGGATAATTCACAGTATTTGTCCAGATGATAAATGATAATGCAAATATCGCCCCGCAGGCACCTGCAATAAACCCTACCGTATGCAGGCGGCTCTCTTTCAGACCTATTGCAGCATCCAGTCCGTGTACAGGAAACGGGGTAAACACATCCATGATTTTCACTCCCGCCTTTCTGATTTCCCGGGCAGCATGTAAGAGCTTTTCGTCATCATCAAAAAGTCCGATTATGTATTTACTCATGACCGCGGTTTATTCCTTGTTTCTTAATGCTCCAGCCAATACTCTTCCGGTGGCCGGCCCTATTTCAGGTTCATGCTGATGCTGTTTCTGTGTCTCTCCGGATATTTTCAGAATACTCTTCACCTCGGCAATCGCCACCACAGGAAACGTGCGCGCGAAAATCAGAAACAGCGTAAAAAATATTCCCAGTGTGCCCGTGTAAATAGCTATCTCCACGATAGTAGGATTGTAGTATGACCAACTGGAAGGCAGAAAATCACGATGCAGGGAAGTAACAATAATCACAAAACGCTCAAACCACATCCCTATGTTGATGATGATTGACATCAGAAAAGTAAAGGCCACGTTTCTGCGCAAACTTTTAAACCAGAACAATTGCGGTGAAATCACGTTGCACGACATCATAATCCAGTATGCCCACCAGTAAGGTCCCAACGCCCGGTTGTAAAAGGCATACTGTTCATACATATATCCGGAATACCAGGCCATAAACAGCTCAGTGAGATAAGCAATACCCACTATAGACCCGGTAAGAATGATAATTTTATTCATGGATTCAATGTGCCCGATGGTGATATAATCTTCCAGGCGGAGGGCTTTGCGGGCAATAATCATCAGCGTAAGCACCATGGCAAATCCGGAGAAAATCGCCCCTGCAACGAAGTAGGGCGGAAAAATAGTGGTGTGCCATCCGGGGACCACTGAAGTGGCAAAGTCAAAAGATACAATGGTATGCACTGAAAGCACCAGCGGAGTGGATAACCCAGCCAGCACCAGGGAAAGTGACTCAAAGCGCTGCCAGTGCTTGGCTGATCCCGTCCAGCCCCAGCTGAGTTTATTGTAAATAAATCGTCTGATTTTTGATTTTGCCTGATCACGAATGGTGGCAAAATCAGGCAACAATCCTGAATACCAGAACAACAAAGATACGGTGAAGTAGGTGGAGATGGCGAAAACGTCCCACAAGAGGGGTGAGTTGAAATTAGGCCACAATGGCCCGCGCGTGTTCGGGTAGGGGAAGATAAAGAATGCATCCCATATGCGTCCCATGTGAATACCCGGGGAAAAGCGCGGCACACATCACAGCAAAAATGGTCATGGCTTCAGCCGAGCGGTTAATTCCGGTGCGCCAGCGCTGGCGAAAGATGAGCAGAATGGCTGAAATAAGTGTGCCGGCATGACCGATACCGATCCACCACACAAAGTTGGTAATATCCCATGCCCATCCTACTGTGCGGTTCAGGCCCCATGCCCCGATCCCCATCCATATGGTGTACACGATGGCGATAAGCCCAATGGTCATGAATGTGGCCGTCAGGCCTGTGATAGCAAACCAGCTCAGCGGAGGTATGCCTTCCGTTGAGCGGACAATATCTCTGGTTATCTGGTGATAATTTTTTTCACCCTTAATCAGAGGCTCTCGTATGGATGATTCGTAGGCAGACATTTTTTAAATCTCTTTTATACCTCCGCACCGGGTTTGTTTCTCACTTTGGTGAGGTAGGTGATGGAAGGAAGCACATGCAGCTCTTCCAAAACCTTAAACCCACGTTCATCAGCGGCAATTTTTGAAACCACACTATTTTCATTGTTCAAATCGCCAAAATGGATAGCGTTGGTCGGACAGGCATCCTGGCAGGCTGTAACCACATCTTCTTCTTGCAGGGGACGTCCGGCTTTTTTGGCCTTTAACTTTCCCTCCTGAATGCGCTGCACACAGAAAGAGCATTTTTCCATCACCCCGCGCGAACGTATGGTTACATCCGGATTAAGCACCATGCGGGTCAGATCTTCGGTCATCTGAAACTCATCTTTGTCATTGTTGAATATGGTGCCTGCAAAAAAGCTGTCAGCC from Chitinophagales bacterium encodes:
- a CDS encoding hypothetical protein (possible pseudo, frameshifted), with the translated sequence MSAYESSIREPLIKGEKNYHQITRDIVRSTEGIPPLSWFAITGLTATFMTIGLIAIVYTIWMGIGAWGLNRTVGWAWDITNFVWWIGIGHAGTLISAILLIFRQRWRTGINRSAEAMTIFAVMCAALFPGYSHGTHMGCILYLPLPEHARAIVA
- the ctaC gene encoding cytochrome c oxidase subunit II produces the protein MITLLFTVAVLLVGVIIFQIARVSEMLSILKGQKEGEVTSDTSRLMAFFLLTFLVLGMVGVYWSAHHYKSHFLPSAASVHGVELDKMFNITLFFTGIVFVITQILTFWFAFRYRGEKGKKSYYYPHNNKLEVVWTSVPAIVMTVLVIFGIRAWFKTTGPAPQDAMEVEAIAEQFQWTIRYAGADGKLGKRSFELISSDNPLGIDWDDPHSKDDFITTEIHLPVNKPVLFRLASKDVLHSFYLPHFRVKMDCVPGIPTRFWFTPTQTSVEKQNELNDPQFTYILACAELCGSAHWNMRRNVIVETPEGFQSWFNQQQPLYNTMKAALEKAGGATETEANSEINSEANGG
- a CDS encoding hypothetical protein (possible pseudo, frameshifted): MWPNFNSPLLWDVFAISTYFTVSLLFWYSGLLPDFATIRDQAKSKIRRFIYNKLSWGWTGSAKHWQRFESLSLVLAGLSTPLVLSVHTIVSFDFATSVVPGWHTTIFPPYFVAGAIFSGFAMVLTLMIIARKALRLEDYITIGHIESMNKIIILTGSIVGIAYLTELFMAWYSGYMYEQYAFYNRALGPYWWAYWIMMSCNVISPQLFWFKSLRRNVAFTFLMSIIINIGMWFERFVIIVTSLHRDFLPSSWSYYNPTIVEIAIYTGTLGIFFTLFLIFARTFPVVAIAEVKSILKISGETQKQHQHEPEIGPATGRVLAGALRNKE
- the ctaD gene encoding cytochrome-c oxidase; its protein translation is MAQHHNPKAAEAAPLHETAHKVHEEHDHHEHHENFITKYIFSQDHKTIAKQFLILGIFWAVIGALFSVFFRLQLAFPEESFPVMGKILGNWTQDGKLLPNYYYALVTMHGTILVFFVLTAGLSGTFANFLIPLQIGARDMASPFMNMLSFWFFALSSVVMMASLFVQTGPFSGGWTAYPPLSALPQASPGSGVGMTLWLVSIALFIISVALGGLNYVATVVNMRTKGMTFFRMPLTVWALFFTAIIGLLSFPVLLAAAILLIFDRSLGTSFYLSDIFIGGEALSYSGGSPILYQHLFWFLGHPEVYIIILPAMGLVSEVLSVNARKPIFGYRAMVYSIMAIVVLSFIVWAHHMFVSGMNPFVASIFVLFTLLIAVPSAVKVFNWITTLWRGNLRLTVAMCFAIGFISLFISGGLTGIFLGNSAIDIQLHDTYFVVAHFHIVMGVAAFFGMFAGIYHWFPKMFGRYMNNTLGYIHFITTLIGSYMIFWPMHYMGMTGVPRRYFAFSTFETFNTYTDMNVFITVFAILTFLAQLLFIFNFFYSIFKGRLVTEQNPWQANTLEWTTPIRPGHGNWPGAIPQVYRWPYDYNKDGREYIPQTVPLREGERDEGH
- the actD gene encoding membrane protein — encoded protein: MSKYIIGLFDDDEKLLHAAREIRKAGVKIMDVFTPFPVHGLDAAIGLKESRLHTVGFIAGACGAIFALSFIIWTNTVNYPINFGGKPYLSLPSYIPITFEVTVLSAAVTMVIAFFVRCGLSLVKEPRIFDPRTTDDKFAMVFAAEENDAERVKMLLKQLGAEEVNEKHF
- the actE gene encoding cytochrome c; this translates as MKRNRLHIIGIVLLAGIWSSCGKDPRKPGRIYMPDMTYSQAYETYAPNPNFKDGQTARMPVEGTIPRGALPPEVLPEGAHKSYLFKKYYSPHPDDYERAGVELSNPLPLTDEVLAEGKRIYTTYCQVCHGEKGDGQGSIVTSGAYPPVNPYSTLLKDKPEGKMFYSITYGRNLMGSYASQLTPDERWKVIYYIQKLSGMGRFAASPAAATSQTN